In Carassius carassius chromosome 5, fCarCar2.1, whole genome shotgun sequence, one genomic interval encodes:
- the ppp2r1ba gene encoding protein phosphatase 2, regulatory subunit A, beta a — translation MAGADSDDSLYPIAVLIDELRNEDVQLRLNSIKKLSTIALALGVERTRTELLPFLTDTIYDEDEVLLALAEQLGNFTMLVGGPEYVHCLLPPLESLATVEETVVRDKAVESLRKISHEHSPVDLEVHFEPLVKRLASGDWFTSRTSACGLFSVCYPRVSSTVKAEIRQHFRTLCSDDTPMVRRAAASKLGEFAKVLELEYVKSDIISLFTALASDEQDSVRLLAVEAVVSIATLLPQEDLEALVMPTLRQAAEDKSWRVRYMVADKFSDLQKAVGPEITKNDLVPAFQNLLKDCEAEVRAAAANKVKEFCENLPEDSRETIIMTHILPCVKELVSDTNQHVKSALASVIMGLSTILGKDNTIEHLLPLFLAQLKDECPEVRLNIISNLDCVNEVIGIRQLSQSLLPAIVELAEDAKWRVRLAIIEYMPLLAGQLGVEFFDEKLNSLCMAWLVDHVYAIREAATCNLMKLVEKFGAEWAQNTIVPKVLGMANDPNYLHRMTTLFCINALSEVCGQEITTKHMLPVVFKMSNDQVANVRFNVAKSLQKIGPVLDSNCLQTEVKPVLEKLASDQDMDVKYFAQEAISVLSLA, via the exons ATGGCAGGAGCAGACAGCGACGACTCTCTTTACCCTATTGCCGTGCTAATTGACGAATTAAGAAATGAAGATGTTCAG TTACGATTGAACAGCATTAAGAAACTGTCCACCATCGCCTTGGCTCTAGGCGTCGAAAGAACACGCACTGAACTTCTGCCTTTCCTCACAG ATACCATCTATGATGAGGATGAAGTTCTGCTTGCTCTTGCTGAACAACTGGGGAACTTCACCATGCTGGTTGGAGGCCCTGAATATGTGCATTGTCTCCTT cccCCTCTGGAGAGTTTGGCTACAGTTGAAGAGACAGTGGTGCGAGACAAGGCAGTGGAGTCACTGCGGAAGATCTCCCATGAGCACTCTCCAGTGGACCTGGAAGTACACTTTGAGCCTCTGGTGAAACGTTTGGCCAGTGGAGACTGGTTCACATCACGTACCTCTGCCTGTGGACTCTTCAGTGTCTGTTACCCACGAGTGTCCAGTACAGTCAAAGCTGAGATCCGCCA GCACTTCCGTACCCTGTGTTCTGATGATACTCCCATGGTGCGCCGTGCAGCCGCCTCCAAACTGGGTGAATTTGCCAAAGTGTTAGAGCTGGAGTATGTCAAGAGTGACATCATTTCTCTCTTCACTGCATTGGCATCTGATGAACAG GACTCTGTTCGTCTCCTGGCTGTGGAGGCTGTTGTCAGCATTGCCACTCTGTTGCCTCAAGAGGATCTGGAAGCACTAGTAATGCCCACTCTGCGCCAGGCAGCAGAGGACAAATCCTGGAGGGTTCGCTACATGGTTGCTGACAAATTCTCTGAT CTACAGAAAGCTGTGGGTCCAGAAATCACAAAGAATGACCTAGTGCCAGCCTTCCAGAACCTTCTGAAAGACTGTGAGGCTGAGGTTCGTGCTGCTGCTGCAAACAAAGTCAAAG AATTCTGTGAAAATTTGCCAGAGGACAGTAGAGAGACGATCATCATGACACACATTCTTCCCTGTGTTAAG GAACTTGTCTCAGACACTAATCAGCATGTGAAGTCTGCGCTGGCATCAGTCATTATGGGCCTCTCCACCATCTTAGGCAAAGACAACACCATTGAGCACCTGCTTCCCCTTTTCTTGGCCCAGCTCAAAGATGAG TGTCCAGAGGTCCGTCTCAACATCATCTCCAACTTGGACTGCGTGAACGAGGTGATCGGAATCCGCCAGCTTTCCCAGTCTCTGCTTCCAGCTATTGTTGAGCTGGCTGAGGATGCCAAATGGCGAGTACGACTGGCAATCATTGAGTACATGCCCCTTCTGGCTGGACAGCTG GGTGTAGAGTTCTTCGATGAAAAACTCAATTCTCTATGTATGGCGTGGCTTGTTGATCATG TGTATGCCATCAGAGAGGCAGCCACCTGTAACCTGATGAAACTGGTGGAGAAGTTTGGAGCAGAGTGGGCACAGAACACCATTGTGCCTAAAGTGCTGGGCATGGCTAATGACCCCAACTACCTGCACAGGATGACTACCCTCTTTTGCATTAAT GCTCTGTCTGAGGTGTGTGGACAGGAGATTACCACCAAACACATGCTTCCTGTAGTTTTCAAGATGTCCAATGATCAGGTAGCCAATGTACGCTTCAATGTGGCCAAGTCTCTTCAGAAGATTGGACCTGTGCTGGACAGCAA CTGTCTGCAAACAGAGGTGAAGCCAGTGCTGGAGAAACTGGCATCAGATCAAGATATGGATGTGAAATATTTTGCCCAGGAAGCCATCAGTG TTCTTTCCCTGGCCTAA